A single window of Coffea eugenioides isolate CCC68of chromosome 7, Ceug_1.0, whole genome shotgun sequence DNA harbors:
- the LOC113778326 gene encoding CYC02 protein-like has protein sequence MASSKNLLFLFGVLFALVLLISSDVTTPDQETTKATGVHDASSGEVHQDPVAEYVCAFGCCRFFRHYCFRCCPPAEKTPNVEFGDEVKN, from the exons ATGGCGTCTTCAAAAAATTTGCTCTTTCTTTTTGGTGTTCTTTTCGCACTTGTACTCCTCATTTCCTCTGATGTTACAACACCAG ATCAGGAGACCACGAAGGCCACTGGTGTCCACGATGCCAGTTCAGGTGAGGTTCATCAGGATCCTGTAGCCGAATATGTTTGCGCATTTGGTTGTTGCCGCTTTTTCAGACATTATTGCTTTAGATGCTGTCCACCTGCTGAGAAGACCCCTAatgttgaatttggagatgaggTTAAGAATTAA